ATTGAGCTAGCGCTGCTGCGCTTCGCCGGCGTATACGGTTATTACTCCGTCGCCGGCGGACCGGGCGTCGCCGTGCAGCAAGCGGTGTGGGATGCCATGGCGAACAAACCGGTGACGCTCAATGTCTACGAGACGGTCGACTTTATTTACGCCAAAGATTTGGCCAACGGCATCGCGCTGGCGGTGCACACGTCGCCGTTGCCGCATAACGTTTATAACTTAGGCAGTGGCAGGCTGACGACGCTTGACGATGTCGAAGCTGCACTCACGGCGATTTTTCCGAGCGTCAACATGAAACGTGGCAAGTTGACGCCGCCGCGGCCGCGCATGGACATCACGCGGGCGCGCACGGAGTTGGGATTCAATCCCGAGTACAAGTTGGAAGCGGGGCTGCGCGATTACATCGCGGAGCTGAAGAAGGGATAGGCGAAGACTTTGGAATCGGAGTATTAACCGCAAAGTACGCAAAGATCGCAAAGTTCGGAAAGAAAATTTCACCATCTAGGTTCCGGGTCGCTCAGGTAGGGGCGAAAAATGTTTCGCCCTCCGATACACCTTCGCCAGAATTCAAAAGGAGACGCAACGTGAAACGAGCCTTTCCAGTTATCGATGCCGATGGGCACGTCATTGAAAATATCAAGGAGCTGCGGGCGTTTTTACCGGCGGCTTTTCACAAGGAAGATGGCAAGCGGGAATATGTTTTGTTTCCCCGCGACGGCTGGATGCGCGGCGCGTTGTCGCCGCGCAAGCGCGAGCATCCGGATGCGAAGCGCTGGATTCACTTTCTCGACAGCTGCGGCATTTCGACTACCGTGCTCTACACCAGCGCGGGCTTGAGCATCGGCTTGATTCACGATCACGACTGGGCGGTGATCATGGCGCGGGCTTATAACGACTGGCTGCACGAGCACTTTCTGCGCGTCAATCCGCGCTTCAAAGGCGTGGCGCTGTTGGCGATTCAGGAGCCGGCGGAGGCGGCGAAGGAACTCGAACGCTGCGTGCGCGACCTCGGCATGGTCGGCGGCATGTTGGCCGCGGTGATGAATCCCATGCGCGGCTACGGCTTGCCGCAGTTCGATCCGATCTTCGCCGCGGCGGAGCGCTTGAACGTTCCGCTTGGTGTGCATGCCGGATCGGCGGCGGAGTTGGGCTTGGATCATTTCACCAGTTTCGCCGGCGTCTATCCGCTTAGCCATCCGTTCGCGCAGATGCAGCAGTTGACCAGCATGATGATTCACGGTGTCTTCGAACGCTTTCCCAAGCTGCGCGTGGCGTTTCTCGAATCGGGCTGCGGTTGGGTGCCCTATTTGATGGATCGCTTGGAAGAAAGTTTCGAACATCGCTTCAACCGCTGGCCGCACAAGGCGGCGCGATCGCCCAAGGAGATCATGCGCGGCGGCAATCTTTACTATTCCTGCGAAGTCGGTGAGTCGACCCTCGCCACGGTGGCGGCGTTGATGGGCAGCTCGCAACTGATCTGGCCGTCGGATTTCCCCCATGAGAAGGATTGGCATGAATTCTCCGGCGACTTAGATAAGTTCATCAGCCGCGACGATTTGTCGGAGTCGATCACGCGGCAGATTTTGTCGGCGAATCCTTGCCGGTTGTATGGATTGTCGGAGAGTGAAATGAAAGTTTCGCTGGCTTGAACAGTCACGACCCCCACCTCTTTCCTCCCCCGCATGCGGGGGAGGATGAAGGAGGGGGATTAGCCGCGAAGGAAATCGAGATCCCAAAGTAGGGGCCGGTCGTGACCGGCCCGGCCTGGTTCGGAATCGGAATATGTCTCGCAAAGACGCCAAGGCCGCAAAGGTCGGAAAAACGAGAAAATCATTAAGTAAGTATATGAATGTTTTCCTTCCGAACTTTGCGTCTTTGCGCCTTTGCGAGAGGCGTATCCGAATCGGAAAAGACTTGCACGTGGCGCGTAAATTGACAGCTATTGCAGTGCAAAGATCGCAAAAAAAGAGAGGGCGTTTAAAATGAAAATCGCAGTCATCGACGATTACCAAAATGCTTTTAGAACTTTAAAATGTTTTCCCAAGCTGGCCGCTCATGAAGTCGTCGTTTACACCGACACGGCGAACGATGTGGCGAGTCTGGCGGAAAAATTAAAAGATGCCGACGCCGTGGTGTTGACCCAGCAGCGTTCGTATTTTCCGCGCGCGCTAATCGAGAAGCTGCCCAAGTTGAAACTCATCGGTCAAACCGGCCGGGCGGCGACACATGTCGATTTGAAGGCGTGTACCGAGAAGGGAGTTGTTGTCTCTGCGGGCGGGTCGGGCAATCCCAACGCCACGGCGGAGTTGACTTGGGGATTGATTCTCTCCTCGTTACGCAATCTACCTTTGGAAGTCACCAGTTTGAAAAATGGCGGCTGGCAATCGACATTGGGCATCGGCGTGAGCGGCAAGACCATCGGCATTTACGCTTATGGCAAGATCGGCAGCATCGTCGCCGCGGTCGGCAAAGCGTTCGGCGCCCACGTCATTTGCTGGGGGCGGGAAGGTTCGACTGGCCGCGCGAAAGCCGCCGGCTTCGAAGTCGCCAACAGCCGCGAGGGCTTCTTTGCCGAAGCGGATATTTTGAGTCTGCACCTGCCGCTCAACAACGATACTCGCGGTATTGTCACGGGCGAGGATTTGGCGCGCATGAAACCGACGGCGCGGCTCGTCAACGCCAGCCGCTCCGGCTTGATCGCCAAGGGCGCGTTGGTCGCCGCGCTCAAAGCGGGGCGACCGGGGTTTGCCGCCGTGGATGTTTACGATAGCGAACCGGTGGGCGCCGATGAGCCATTGATTAAAATGGCCAACGTCACTTGCACACCGCACTTGGGTTACGTCACCCGGGAAAGTTACGAGGAATATTATGCGACCGTGGTCGACGATCTGGTGAACTTCGCCGCCGGCAAGCCGAGCAATGTGTTGAATCCGGTGCGCTGGTAAGCCAGTGAACGGGTTATTAAAGAGTTTGAATCATCTGTCGGTTGTTGGGTGTCGGGTCCCACCAGATTCGGAACACTGCATAAGTGAGAGTGAAAGGGACATAGCCCGGATTATTCGCGGTAAAACTGCGATCGAGGTGCAACCCTTCCGGAACGAAGGCAAAACAGTTGTGCCTTGAAGATGCAAGCGCGGCGAGTTGCGTTGCGCTCAGCAGCGAAAAGGTCAAACATCGTGCCGAGCGCCGACCACACAATCAAACATTCGCGCTGGTGCCTTCGTTCCTCCAGGGTCACACCTCGATCAGCAGAGTGTCGTCAGGTTTCCTCGTTGCATGAATGATCCGGGATAGATAGTGGGGGGAATCTGCCGGGAGGAATGGATCGCCAACCCGAGTCGGTACAACGCAGAGACGCCCTACGTTGACCGGCGAGGCAATCCCAATCGGCGCGTTATTCCAGAGTGCCGGAGCGAGATTAAATAACCGCCAAAGCTATAGATTCACGCATCGACTAGCCGTACAATAAAACATGTCCGCCGGGAATTTTGCCGAGCGTTACGGTCCTTGGGCGCTGATTACCGGAGCGTCCGCCGGTATCGGCGCCGAGTTCGCGCGCCAGTTGGCCGCTCTTGGCTTGAATCTCGTTTTAGTGGCGCGGCGGCGGGAAAAACTGGAAAGCTTGGCGCGCCAACTCGAAGGGCAATTCAAGATTCAAGTTCTCTGCGTCGTCGCCGATCTGTCGCGCCAAGATTTTCTCCCAGCTATCGTTCATGCCACCGAGTCGATCGACATCGGCCTGTTGGTCAACAACGCAGGCTTCGGCGTGGCGGGAAATTTCTTGGCCCATGACATCGAACGCGAAATCGCATTGCTCGACGTCAATTGCCGTGCTCTGATGATTCTCACTCATCGCTTTGGCAACCCCATGGCGCGGCGCAAGAAGGGCGGCATCATCCTGGTCTCGTCGGTGAGCGCGTTCATCGCGACGCCCTATGAAGGCCACTATGCCGCGAGCAAAGTTTACGAATTATTTTTGGCCGAAGCCTTGGGCTACGAGCTGAAAAAAGACGGCGTCGACGTGCTCGCTCTTTGTCCCGGTTCGACGGACACGGAGTTTCACGCCATCGCTGGAAGCCCGCCGGTGGCGGCGATGGCGGTCCATCCAGTGGTCGAGTTGGCGCTGCGCCGCTTGGGCAAAGCGCCGGTGGCGATCCCCGGCTGGCATAATCGCTTGTTGGTGGGAATTTTGAAACTTACGCCGCGCCGGCTGCATACCTATTTAGCCGGCCGAACCATGGGGCGACTGACGCGGCAATAAAGTCTGCGCCAATGACGAATTGACAGATCCAAAAAGTCGGAGGGCAAGTAATGTCCAGTGTGCTCCTAGCAAATAATAAATCCGTCCGCCCCGCCGGGCTGGCGATCCCGTAGTCGATCAATCTCAGTTTGCTGCTGCTTCATTCCGGCGCCAATCTTTTTCAGTTTTTCATTTTGCCGCTTTACTTGCTCGACGTGAATCCTTGGTGGGCGCTGACGCTGGTGCCCATCGCGGCCTTGAACAATCCGCTCTGGGCGTTGATGCATGAGGCGATTCACGACGCATTTCATTCATCGGCGACGATCAACCTCGCCGCCGGACGTTGGCAATCGATTTTGTTCGGCTCGCCGTTTCAGGTTTTGCGCTTGACCCATTTGTCGCATCATAAGTTCAACCGCTCGCCGCTGGAGAAGGGCACGGAAATGTATGACGGCGCGGCGTCCTCGAAATTTATCGCCAGCTGCAAGTACTTTTCTTACATCCTGTGCGGGGTCTATTTGCTCGAAGTTTTCAGCGCCTGGTTGTTCATCCTGCCGAACGGCATGTTTCGCAAGTTTGGCGCGCGGCTGCTCGAACAGGGCGACCGCCAGGAAAAGTGGCTGGCGGCGAAGTTCCTCGACGACCGGCGTCAGCGTGAAATCCGTTTTGACGGCTTGGCGATCTTGTTGCTGTTTTGCGCCAGCGCTTACTGCTACCGCGGCCATTGGCCCGCATTCATCGGCATCGTCGCCGTGCGCGCGTTGGTGGTCTCTTTGATGGACAACATCTATCACTACGGCACGCAGCTAAAAATAACTCTTTCCGGTCATAATCTCGCGCTGCCGCGCTGGCTCGCCTCCTGCGTGCTCAATTTCAACTATCACCGAATTCATCACACCCATCCCAATGTGCCGTGGACCGGTTTGCCGCTGCTCTATGCCGTGAGCGCCGAACATTGCGATGACAAGTTTTTTACCGCCATGTTCAACCAGTTTCGCGGTCCGCTTTCCATCGAGCAATTGGCGCCGCCGGCGCGTTTAACCGAAGAGTTGCCGCTTCTCACCGTGGGATTGGAAGCGGTCCAGACCGAAGGCTAAAACCATGCGCGCACATTGGCTCGGCGATTTGATGGTCCTCACGGGGTTGCTCGGCCTGTTCTTTTGTTTCGGCCTGGGTGGCCGCGCGCTATGGGCTCCCGACGAGGGACGCTACTCGGAAGTCGCTCGGGAAATGGTGGCCAGCGGCGATTACCTCACGCCGCGCCTCGGCGGCGTGCGCTTTTTTGAAAAACCGCCGCTCTTTTATTGGACCCAAAGCGTTGCCATAAAACTGTTCGGTTTGCGCGAGTGGGCGCTGCGCCTCGGGCCGGCGCTGTTCGCGCTGTTCGGCTGTCTCGCCGTTTACTATTGCGGCCGAACCTTATTCGGCCGGCGCAGCGGTGTCTGCGCCGTCATCGTGTTGGCAACTTCCTGTCTCTATTACGTCCTCAGCCGCACCGCCAACCTCGACATGGGGCTAACCGTATTGTTGACCGGCGCGTTGATTTCATTCTTGTTGGCGCTTCGCGAACCGGCGGCTTCGCGCCGCCGCTGGGTATGGTCGTTCTTCATTTGCTGCGCTTTGGCGGTATTGCAGAAGGGGTTGATCGGCATCGTTCTGCCGGGTCTGATAATTATTTCTTGGCTGGCGATCTTTCGCGAGTGGAAGCTGCTCCGTTCTCTCCATCTTGGTTCTGGTGCGGCGATCTTCGCCGCGATCGTTTTGCCGTGGCATATTTGGGTGGCGGCACTGCATTCAGATTTTTTTGTTTTTTATTTCATCGGCGAACATTTCGAACGGTTTCTCTTTAAACACGAAGCGCTCAATCATCCCTGGTCCTACATCCCGGTGTTGCTGGTTGGTTTCTTTCCCTGGTCGCCGTTTCTCTACCAGGCGATCCGCCATAGTTTGTTTCGCTCCTCGCGGCCGCGCCATGGTTATCGCGAGGCGCTGTTTCTCGCCCTGTGGGCCGGCTGGGTGTTTGTTTTCTTTTCGCTCTCAAGTTCGAAAACCATCGCCTACGTTTTACCGATGTTTCCGCCCTTGGCGATTCTCTTGGGACGTTACTTCGCGGCGGCGTTGGACCGTCCGGCGGTGGAGGGGCTGCGAGTCGGTTACGCCATGTTGCTGGCGGCGATTCTTTTGTTGGTCCCTTTGGCGGCGCATGGGCCGCAGCATTATTTCGAAAGATATTCCAATTGGCCCGATCTCGAAGTGCCCGCCGATGAATCGACATTGCCCTCCACCGCGTTGACGGTTTACGCCGACCTGCAAAAATCGCAGCCCTATGTGATCGCCGAGCTGGCGATCCTTTTGTCCGGTGTTTTACTGGCGATTTATTTTGGCAAGCGCCGCCGCCCCGGTATGTCGTTTGCCGCTCTGGCGGCGACCTCGACCATGTTTTTGCTGGTGCTCAATCAGAGTTTGCCGGTGTTCGACCAGCGTCGATCGGTGAAGGATCTTGCCGCGGCGTTTCAGGCTTCGCTGAAGCCTGACGACGAGGTGGCAACCTATCACGCTTACTACCAAGACTTGCCGCTCTATTTGCAACGTCACATTACTCAAGTGGGCTGGGTCGAATCCTTCGAACTCGGGCAGGTTGATTTCAACCGCGCAACCAACGACGACAAGTCCTTTTGGCAGAAGTGGGATGGGCCGCGCCGGATGTTCGTGGTCACCGATCGAGCGACGTTCGATATACTTCGGCGCGAACAAGCGCGGGCGATTCACGTCGTCGCGGCCAACGATTACAGCGTGGTTTTTTCAAATCGCCTGGATCTGCCGGCGCTGGTCAATTGAGCTAGGCTCTCGCTATAATAATGATGCTTCGAGTCGATCTCCAACAGCGCTGCCGCGTTGCTTTACGTCGCGTCTACGGATATTTTATTTTCGAGTAGTGTTTTCGAGCAGCAACTTCAAACAGTCGCAAAGGGTGAGTCATGCCGACGGCAGACAAGACGGGTAAAGCGATTCGCTACTGGTTGAACCGGAGAATTCGCGCCCTCGCCATGGGAGTGATGAAGCGGCTCACCCCCAATTCGATCGAGGAGCAGTTCGATTTGCGGCGCGAGAATATTCAGAGAATTCTTTTGGTGTGCAGCATTTTTCGCATGGGCGATCTGATTCTCGCGACGCCGGCGATCCTGCTCATGCGCAAGAATTTTCCCCATGCGAAAATCGACTTCGTTGGGCCGAGCGTGGTAAAAGTGTTGTTTCAAAAGTTACCCATCGATCATCAATACGAGGTTTTCAAAAGTTTTCCCAAAGTGTGTTGGTCCTATATTGTCCTGCTAAAGCAAATCCGTGCGGCGAAATACGACTTAGCCGTTGATATCTGCGGGTCCAGCGCGGCGCTGGGTGCCTTCATCATTGGGTTTTCCCAGGCGCGGCTCAGGGCGGGGGCGCGTGGCAAATGGGATTTTTGGTTCAACCTTCGGGTCGCGAAACCGGCCAGGCGGAGTCAATACGCCAATCGGCCGCAGCTGATCGCGGCGCTCGGCCTGGAAAGCGAGCTGGTGTTTCCCAAGGTGGCTCTGTCCGCCGAGGAAAAAGAAATCGCCAAACGGCGAGTCGCGACGCTGTTGGCGGCCAATGCGTGTGCGGCGATGGCGGCGCCGGCTGAAAGCAAGATTGTCGGGTTTTTTGTCGGTGGGCGAATAACCCGCGGGAAGCGCTGGGAGAAAGAAAGTTTTCTCGAGTTGATCCGTTGTCTGCTTGCCGACGGCACGCGGCTGATGCTTTTCGTCGGCCCGGAAGAGCGCGAGTTGTTGCCGTACTTCAGCGCCGCGTTCAGCGCCCAGGCGGCGGTCGTATGCGAACCGAATGCCCGCGCGTTTGCCGGCATGATCGCCAATTGCGATCTTTTTATTGCGTGCGACAGCGGTCCGGTGCATCTAGCCTGCGCCCTCGGAATTCGCACGGTGGCGATTTTTCTTAGAAATAATTTCGCCCACTGGGGCCCGCCCGCCGAGTTGGCGCGGATTGTCTATCGCGACAAGGGGCCGACGGTGGATATGGTTTTGACGGCTTACCGCGAGGAGTTGGCTCTGCTTTCGCAGCGCGATCCGGCGGCGGGCGGCAGTGCCGTGAATGACGCCACGGCGGTGGCGCGCGCTTAAGCGTCATCGGATGGCAGAATTGGAAAAATTACTTTTTGCCGAGGCGACGCCGGCAAGCCGCCATCTTTTTTTGCTATTCCTGCTCTGTGCCGCGCTCTACTTTCCATACCTCGGCAACCTGCCGTTTTTCGACAAAGGCGAGCCGCGCGAGGCGCTGGCGGTGCAAGACATAGTCCAGCGCGGCGAGTGGTTGTTTCCGCTCAAGCGCGCCACGGCGATTCCGTCCAAGCCGCCGTTGTTTCACTGGTCGGCGGCGCTGAGCGAAAAAATAACCGGGAATCTCAATGAAGCGACGATTCGTTTCCCCTCGGCGTTTTACGCCACGCTCGGTGTGCTGTTGGTTTATCTGCTCGGCCGCCGGCTGTTCGGCGGGCCGGTGGCTGCGCTCTCCGGTGCGATTCTCGCGACCACGCTGATCTATCAAAACCAAGCGCTGAGCGCGCGGGTCGACATGACGCTGGGTTTTTTCGTCAGCGCCAGCTTGCTGCTTTTCTACGCGCTCTATCGCGACTTGCTGCGCCATCCGCTCTGGTATTTCGCGCTTTACGGTTTGGTCGGTTTGGGCACGCTGGCCAAAGGGCCGCTGGGTCTCTTGCTGCCGGCGTTGGTGATGGCAGTTTTTCTCTTGCTTAAAAGACGTTGGGATCTCATCGCCAAGTTCGCTTTTCATCCCGGCGTGGTGCTGACGTTAATTCTCGTCGTCGGTTGGTACGGTTTGGCGATCACCCGCGGCGGCGAGGGGTTCGTCAATCGTCAGCTGCTGGCGGAAAATCTCAATCGCTTTTTCGGCGGCTCTGGCCATAGCCACGGCGTCGGTTATTATCTGCCCTATCTTCTTAGTTTGGGCTTGCCGTGGAGTTTGTTCTTGCCGTTTTTGCTTTGGGATTGCTTTCGGCGCAGCTCGGTTCCAAACGACGATCGATTGTTTCTAAAAGTCTGGCTGGCGGTGATGTTTATTTTCTTTTCACTCTCGGCGGGCAAGCGGCCGGTTTATCTTTTACCGCTGTATCCGGCGTTGGCGCTGTTGACTGGGTTATGGATTGACGATCATAACGAGGCGGCGGGCGCGCGCCGCTGGCTGTTTCGCGGCTTGGCGATGTTTGCCGGGCTAGTGGGTGCGATTCTACTCGCCATCGTTGCCGGCGCTTTGTGGAATCATGAGCCCAGCTGGTTCTTTTCACCCATCGCCAAACTGCTCAAGCCCAAGGATCGCGCCAATTTGGCCTTGATTCAGAACGCGCTGAATAGTCTGGGCGCGGCCTTCACCGTGGTTTTGTCGGTGACCATGGCTCTATGGTTTTGCTTGGGACGGAACTTGTGGTTTGGCCGGCTGCGCATGGCGGCGTGGATCATCGTGCTCAACGCCCTGCCGTTCATGTTCATCAGCCGCGGCGTGCTGTTGCCGGTGATCGCCGCGGACAAGAGTTATCGAGAATTCATGCACGAGGTCAATGGCCGCGTCGGTGCAAATGACAAGTTGATCATTTACGGCGAGTTCAACAGCGATCCGGTACTGTTTTATCGCGGTAGTTTCATCGACGTCGATGAGCGGCCCATTGCCGAGGTCGCATCAAAAATTGTTGCAGGCAAGGGTTTCGTCATCATGACCGAGCCGTCATGGAAAGAGCTGCAAAAGCTCAATACGAATCTGCCCGCGCCGCTTGTTCACAGCACCGGTAAAGGTCCCGAGGGCGACGCGCCATTGGTGCTGCTGCAAGCCGCGATCTTGTAATTTCGATTTGTAAAAGAAGAGCCGTAGGATGTGGTGAGTCCGCGAACCGCATCGCACGCCTGCGAATTGTCAACGATGCGGTTCCCTTTGGTCACCGCATCCGACAAACTTTCGGAAGACTCACCGCACGCTATTAAAGAAACCTTCCTTCTCTAATTCCCGCAGCGCGCGCAGATCGACGAAGTCTTCGAATTTCCAATTCTTGCCCTTGGCTTCTTTGCCCAGTTCGTCGAGCACGGTTTGAATCCCGCCTGGAGTCGGAAACGGCCGGCGGTCGAGCACCTGTACGCTGCTCAGGAGCGCGTAGTCGACGGTCTCGGCATCGTCGGTGCGCAGCGCGGCGCGGCGCGGATCGCTGCTTTGGCGATGGTCGGATCGCTTTGCAATGCGCGGATCGATTCCGACATGGCTTTGATCACGGCTTTGACGACGCGCAGATTACGGTCGGTGTAGCTGCCGAGCATGTGCACCGAGAGAAACGGATATTCGATCTTGGTCTCGGTGAGATCGGCGAGAATGTTGAAGCCGGCTTTTTTCGCTCTCGGCACGAAGTCGGCCGCCATGATCGTGCCGTCCACCGTGCCGCCCAGGATCGCCGCCATGCGCGCGGCGGAATTGCCGATTTGTAAAACCGTCACGTCTTTTTCCGGATCGAGTCCGCCGTCCTTGAGAGCGAGGTTAGTCTGAAAATGGGAGCCCGAACCGAAGCGGCTGACGGCGACCCGTTTGCCTTTGAGCTGTTTGATCGCGGTGATCGTCGGGCCGGCGATATAGACGTGGTTGAAACGGTTGGCGACCACGGCGTTCATGCGCAGATCGGCGCCGCGCAGTCTCGCCAACATCGCTTCCGAACCTTGGGACATGACCATGTCGAAGGTGCCGGCCATGAGCGCTTGGTTGAGCAGCGAGCCGCTGTTGACGTAGATCGCTTCCAAATCGATGCCGTGCTTGCGGAACAATCCCATGCGCTTGCCGATATCGAGCAAGTAAACGTTGATGCCGGTGCCGCTGTTGCCCAAGCGTACTTTATCGAGGGACTGCGCCGATGCCGATGGTGATATCAGGCTGAGCGACAACAGCAGTGCGAGAGTGAAGAGGAAATTGCGATGAAGATATTTCACGGGCGCGGTCTCCTTTGCTGGGCTTTACGTGGCCGCATCGTAATGGTGCCGCGGGGTAATGGCAAGGAGAAACTTTGCCCCGGCACAGCCATTCGCTTGCGGCGATTAAGACGCGATGCTACATGATGCTTCGAGTCACAGGAGTCAATTTGAATATTAATCGTCGCGCCGCGCTCAAGGCGGCAATTGGCTTGGGTGCGTCGCTCACGTTCCAACCTGAAAACTTGTTTGCCCAGGCGCAGTCATTAATTCGCAAACGAATTCCTAGCTCCGGCGAGAGCATTCCGATCGTCGGCATCGGCACGGCGCGCCGTTACGAGGAAATCAAAACCGACGCGGATAAAGCGCCGCTGCGCGAGACAATCAAACAGTTTCAAGCGCTGGGCGGCACGGTGATCGACAGCTCGCCCTCTTACGGAACAGCTGAGGCCGTCGTCGGTGAATTGGTCGATGGCTTGAAAATTCGCGGCTCGCTGTTTCTGGCCACCAAGGTGAGCCTGCGCAGGGGTGGCAGGGATGAAGGCAGCAAACAGATTGAAGAGTCGTTCAAGAGACTGCGTACCGACAAGATCGATCTGCTCGCCGTGCACAACTTGCTCGACACCGATACCCAGCTCAAAACGATTCGCGAGCTGAAG
This region of Deltaproteobacteria bacterium genomic DNA includes:
- a CDS encoding amidohydrolase; this encodes MKRAFPVIDADGHVIENIKELRAFLPAAFHKEDGKREYVLFPRDGWMRGALSPRKREHPDAKRWIHFLDSCGISTTVLYTSAGLSIGLIHDHDWAVIMARAYNDWLHEHFLRVNPRFKGVALLAIQEPAEAAKELERCVRDLGMVGGMLAAVMNPMRGYGLPQFDPIFAAAERLNVPLGVHAGSAAELGLDHFTSFAGVYPLSHPFAQMQQLTSMMIHGVFERFPKLRVAFLESGCGWVPYLMDRLEESFEHRFNRWPHKAARSPKEIMRGGNLYYSCEVGESTLATVAALMGSSQLIWPSDFPHEKDWHEFSGDLDKFISRDDLSESITRQILSANPCRLYGLSESEMKVSLA
- a CDS encoding D-2-hydroxyacid dehydrogenase family protein; translation: MKIAVIDDYQNAFRTLKCFPKLAAHEVVVYTDTANDVASLAEKLKDADAVVLTQQRSYFPRALIEKLPKLKLIGQTGRAATHVDLKACTEKGVVVSAGGSGNPNATAELTWGLILSSLRNLPLEVTSLKNGGWQSTLGIGVSGKTIGIYAYGKIGSIVAAVGKAFGAHVICWGREGSTGRAKAAGFEVANSREGFFAEADILSLHLPLNNDTRGIVTGEDLARMKPTARLVNASRSGLIAKGALVAALKAGRPGFAAVDVYDSEPVGADEPLIKMANVTCTPHLGYVTRESYEEYYATVVDDLVNFAAGKPSNVLNPVRW
- a CDS encoding SDR family oxidoreductase; its protein translation is MSAGNFAERYGPWALITGASAGIGAEFARQLAALGLNLVLVARRREKLESLARQLEGQFKIQVLCVVADLSRQDFLPAIVHATESIDIGLLVNNAGFGVAGNFLAHDIEREIALLDVNCRALMILTHRFGNPMARRKKGGIILVSSVSAFIATPYEGHYAASKVYELFLAEALGYELKKDGVDVLALCPGSTDTEFHAIAGSPPVAAMAVHPVVELALRRLGKAPVAIPGWHNRLLVGILKLTPRRLHTYLAGRTMGRLTRQ
- a CDS encoding glycosyltransferase family 39 protein is translated as MRAHWLGDLMVLTGLLGLFFCFGLGGRALWAPDEGRYSEVAREMVASGDYLTPRLGGVRFFEKPPLFYWTQSVAIKLFGLREWALRLGPALFALFGCLAVYYCGRTLFGRRSGVCAVIVLATSCLYYVLSRTANLDMGLTVLLTGALISFLLALREPAASRRRWVWSFFICCALAVLQKGLIGIVLPGLIIISWLAIFREWKLLRSLHLGSGAAIFAAIVLPWHIWVAALHSDFFVFYFIGEHFERFLFKHEALNHPWSYIPVLLVGFFPWSPFLYQAIRHSLFRSSRPRHGYREALFLALWAGWVFVFFSLSSSKTIAYVLPMFPPLAILLGRYFAAALDRPAVEGLRVGYAMLLAAILLLVPLAAHGPQHYFERYSNWPDLEVPADESTLPSTALTVYADLQKSQPYVIAELAILLSGVLLAIYFGKRRRPGMSFAALAATSTMFLLVLNQSLPVFDQRRSVKDLAAAFQASLKPDDEVATYHAYYQDLPLYLQRHITQVGWVESFELGQVDFNRATNDDKSFWQKWDGPRRMFVVTDRATFDILRREQARAIHVVAANDYSVVFSNRLDLPALVN
- a CDS encoding lipopolysaccharide heptosyltransferase family protein — its product is MPTADKTGKAIRYWLNRRIRALAMGVMKRLTPNSIEEQFDLRRENIQRILLVCSIFRMGDLILATPAILLMRKNFPHAKIDFVGPSVVKVLFQKLPIDHQYEVFKSFPKVCWSYIVLLKQIRAAKYDLAVDICGSSAALGAFIIGFSQARLRAGARGKWDFWFNLRVAKPARRSQYANRPQLIAALGLESELVFPKVALSAEEKEIAKRRVATLLAANACAAMAAPAESKIVGFFVGGRITRGKRWEKESFLELIRCLLADGTRLMLFVGPEERELLPYFSAAFSAQAAVVCEPNARAFAGMIANCDLFIACDSGPVHLACALGIRTVAIFLRNNFAHWGPPAELARIVYRDKGPTVDMVLTAYREELALLSQRDPAAGGSAVNDATAVARA
- a CDS encoding phospholipid carrier-dependent glycosyltransferase; this encodes MTPRRWRALKRHRMAELEKLLFAEATPASRHLFLLFLLCAALYFPYLGNLPFFDKGEPREALAVQDIVQRGEWLFPLKRATAIPSKPPLFHWSAALSEKITGNLNEATIRFPSAFYATLGVLLVYLLGRRLFGGPVAALSGAILATTLIYQNQALSARVDMTLGFFVSASLLLFYALYRDLLRHPLWYFALYGLVGLGTLAKGPLGLLLPALVMAVFLLLKRRWDLIAKFAFHPGVVLTLILVVGWYGLAITRGGEGFVNRQLLAENLNRFFGGSGHSHGVGYYLPYLLSLGLPWSLFLPFLLWDCFRRSSVPNDDRLFLKVWLAVMFIFFSLSAGKRPVYLLPLYPALALLTGLWIDDHNEAAGARRWLFRGLAMFAGLVGAILLAIVAGALWNHEPSWFFSPIAKLLKPKDRANLALIQNALNSLGAAFTVVLSVTMALWFCLGRNLWFGRLRMAAWIIVLNALPFMFISRGVLLPVIAADKSYREFMHEVNGRVGANDKLIIYGEFNSDPVLFYRGSFIDVDERPIAEVASKIVAGKGFVIMTEPSWKELQKLNTNLPAPLVHSTGKGPEGDAPLVLLQAAIL
- a CDS encoding aldo/keto reductase, with amino-acid sequence MLRVTGVNLNINRRAALKAAIGLGASLTFQPENLFAQAQSLIRKRIPSSGESIPIVGIGTARRYEEIKTDADKAPLRETIKQFQALGGTVIDSSPSYGTAEAVVGELVDGLKIRGSLFLATKVSLRRGGRDEGSKQIEESFKRLRTDKIDLLAVHNLLDTDTQLKTIRELKAAGRVRYVGITTSFDNQYGEFEQTMKKETLDFIQVDYALDNRDAGDRIIPLAADRGMAVMINLPFGRGRLFNAVQGKKLPEWASEFDCTSWAQFFLKYIVSHPAITCAVPGMARPEYVIDNLGAARGRLPDAALRKRMEQFIDNV